A stretch of Episyrphus balteatus chromosome 2, idEpiBalt1.1, whole genome shotgun sequence DNA encodes these proteins:
- the LOC129908873 gene encoding uncharacterized protein LOC129908873, with product MPPLSSIIFVGLISLAVVVVAFEFPSDKRNSNNNYRSVSPPSKPQPTTLKPKLIRTELRVSRNLNFDDTEVINVRGNNGEMTQLLVKKRPRNADSFGQPISDSINRYFKRAVDNNDSLKLFNLPLILNAAIKTGDNKDYHNHRPEEESTFGRTAQNFFYNIMGNIPESIAKSTLGLIEKNNQPEKTSINQPKSEDSQVLFKPEEIPVIEGVRVPDDEEDKVKVWRNARVIKNELVPYKSGYRPPRARPIHLLDMPETDKMTRRAGRAGLGPFFVSDNIENVHAEFKRAKGPFFAVDNIRNNDLFVNPQASSYESNQFRNFGNEDTVFKAREPVREYSNPDVGVKKVNLYEGYANTYNVQDVNRRGQLYEKVPTKQAHFYNEPEPKKVQYYTNLKRSSWNDVRASAQQQQAYTNRNNNGNSYELIYNEPYQFNSRWGITQ from the coding sequence ATGCCACCTTTAAGTTCCATTATCTTTGTTGGATTGATCTCACTTGCAGTGGTAGTTGTGGCATTCGAATTCCCATCAGATAAAAGGAATAGCAACAACAACTATCGGTCTGTATCGCCACCATCAAAGCCACAACCTACGACTTTAAAGCCCAAATTAATTCGAACTGAGTTACGTGTGagcagaaatttaaattttgatgatACTGAGGTAATCAATGTGCGAGGCAACAATGGTGAAATGACTCAACTGCTCGTAAAAAAGAGACCTAGAAATGCAGACAGCTTTGGTCAGCCTATTAGTGATTCAATCAATAGATACTTCAAACGTGCCGTGGACAATAATGACAGCTTGAAACTTTTCAACCTGCCACTTATTCTAAATGCGGCCATTAAGACTGGAGACAATAAGGATTACCATAATCATCGACCAGAAGAGGAAAGTACATTTGGTCGAACAGCACAAAACTTTTTCTACAACATTATGGGAAACATTCCTGAATCCATAGCCAAGTCAACATTAGGTCTCATTGAGAAAAACAATCAACCTGAGAAAACATCCATAAATCAACCAAAAAGTGAGGATAGCCAAGTTTTGTTCAAGCCAGAAGAGATTCCTGTTATTGAAGGAGTTCGTGTGCCAGACGATGAAGAGGACAAGGTCAAGGTTTGGCGAAATGCCAGAGTGATTAAAAACGAACTAGTTCCATATAAGAGTGGTTATCGACCTCCACGAGCTAGACCAATCCATTTGCTAGATATGCCAGAAACTGATAAAATGACGCGTCGAGCGGGTCGGGCAGGATTGGGACCATTTTTTGTGTCTGACAATATCGAAAATGTCCATGCTGAGTTCAAACGGGCCAAAGGTCCTTTTTTTGCGGTCGATAACATTCGAAATAACGACTTGTTCGTAAATCCTCAAGCTAGTTCCTATGAATCGAATCAATTTAGAAATTTTGGTAATGAGGATACAGTTTTCAAAGCCCGTGAGCCAGTTCGAGAGTACTCTAATCCAGATGTGGGAGTGAAAAAGGTGAATTTGTATGAGGGATATGCAAACACTTACAACGTTCAGGATGTCAATCGCAGAGGACAACTCTATGAAAAGGTTCCAACGAAGCAAGCCCATTTCTATAATGAACCGGaaccaaaaaaagttcaatattatacaaatttaaaaagaagCAGTTGGAATGATGTAAGAGCATCAGCTCAACAACAGCAAGCTTATACAAATAGAAATAACAACGGAAACAGTTATGAGTTAATCTACAACGAGCCATATCAATTCAATAGCAGATGGGGAATAacgcaataa
- the LOC129908871 gene encoding zinc finger and BTB domain-containing protein 49-like has product MSFSSFPTHYATNITTNPVGQFTASKFTPNIPQFISAPDGSLHYVRNEGNTFVAPNVPQQGTTNEQIQPLLTIPITVPGAKPGDPQQIVHIQVLNPNINITPVHQVPSKYQMGPMQLPVQNQQPAGTTVLTVAYSPQDNKFLTNHAFPENMTVVAAVQPQDLHLLAQAQIAQTPNNKPMPLEQPALQSNEQYSETVTIKQEPSNDWENVTVAPTNQNNNVNFQQQQQPQQNCATTQSSVPLNLQPYLKFNSTPIKFETPETLPEGPVKPKRKRKTKKKPPKEKTPKPGQVLIARASDGTTLFCCPECQMAYPEKENLEQHLTEHKIERRYICDICGAGLKRKEHLERHKSGHNPDRPYICSICLKGFKRKEHLNLHFVIHSGEKNEICGECGKGFYRKDHLRKHANSHAAKRIKEELSAKSISSLSDIELTNQINSAPEIVSDNNNCSISISLDVNMLDKQTETQTMSLSH; this is encoded by the exons atgagtttttcttcttttcccaCTCATTATGCTACAAACATAACAACGAATCCAGTTGGCCAATTCACAGCTTCTAAGTTCACACCTAACATACCTCAG tTCATTTCAGCACCCGATGGAAGTTTACATTATGTTCGCAATGAAGGTAACACCTTCGTTGCCCCAAATGTTCCTCAACAAGGAACAACAAATGAACAAATACAACCATTGCTTACAATTCCTATAACAGTACCTGGAGCCAAACCTGGTGATCCCCAACAAATCGTACATATTCAAGTTCTCAATCCGAACATCAATATTACTCCTGTTCACCAGGTGCCATCAAAATATCAAATGGGACCTATGCAATTACCAGTACAAAATCAACAGCCTGCAGGTACTACGGTACTCACTGTAGCATACAGTCCACAAGACAATAAGTTTTTAACAAATCATGCGTTCCCGGAAAATATGACAGTGGTGGCAGCTGTACAACCGCAAGATTTGCACCTTTTGGCTCAAGCTCAAATAGCACAAACACCTAACAATAAACCAATGCCTTTGGAACAACCTGCCCTACAATCGAATGAGCAATACAG cgaaACTGTGACTATTAAACAAGAACCATCAAATGATTGGGAAAATGTAACAGTAGCACCAACAAatcaaaataacaatgtaaactttcaacaacaacaacaaccacaacaaaATTGTGCTACAACACAGTCATCTGTGCCTTTGAATTTGCAGCCGTATTTAAAATTCAACTCTACTCCAATCAAA tttgaaACACCTGAAACATTACCAGAGGGACCAGTGAAacctaaaagaaaaagaaaaactaaaaagaagccaccaaaagaaaaaacaccAAAACCAGGACAGGTTTTAATTGCAAGAGCATCAGATGGAACTACGTTATTTTGCTGCCCTGAATGTCAAATGGCATATCCAGAAAAGGAAAATCTCGAACAACATTTAACTGAACACAAAATTGAAAGAAG ataCATTTGCGACATCTGTGGAGCCGGTTTGAAACGTAAGGAACACTTGGAAAGGCATAAATCTGGCCATAATCCCGACCGGCCATACATTTGCAGTATTTGTTTAAAAGGCTTTAAGAGAAAGGAGCACTTGAATTTACATTTTGTTATACATAGTGGAGAAAAGAATGAG ATTTGTGGCGAATGCGGGAAAGGCTTCTATAGAAAAGATCATCTGAGGAAACACGCCAACTCGCATGCAGCAAAACGAATAAAAGAAGAACTTAGTGCAAAATCAATTAGTTCACTAAGTGATATTGAATTGACAAACCAAATTAATTCAGCGCCGGAAATTGTCAGTGACAATAATAATTGTTCAATCTCGATATCGTTAGATGTCAATATGTTAGACAAACAAACAGAGACACAAACAATGTCCCTGTCGCATTAG